The following coding sequences lie in one Streptomyces sp. NBC_00510 genomic window:
- a CDS encoding LacI family transcriptional regulator, whose amino-acid sequence MGVSLKDVAQRAGVSIKTVSNVVNGYPHVTPAMRARVQQAIDELGYRPNLTARHLRKGRTGIIALALPELGNPYFAELAGAVIDAAARHDYTVLLDHTAGERRKEILVTQGFRTHVIDGLILSPIELEASDLLARDDSSPLVLLGEREYDAPYDHIVIDNVAAARSAVRHLAGTGRRRIAFIGARSEVARQPAHLRLRGWREELAACGLPHGDDLVATASGYGRADGAQAMADLLDRGSLPDAVFAYNDLQAIGALRVLVTRGLRVPEDVALVGFDDIEEGRYGTITLTTISPDKKAIARQAVDCLVQRLTGAPDAPPRRVRPGFDLVVRESTLGRGH is encoded by the coding sequence GTGGGCGTCAGCCTCAAGGACGTCGCGCAGCGCGCGGGAGTGTCCATCAAGACCGTCTCGAACGTCGTGAACGGCTACCCGCACGTCACACCCGCGATGCGCGCGCGGGTCCAGCAGGCGATCGACGAACTGGGCTACCGGCCCAACCTCACCGCCCGGCACCTGCGCAAGGGCCGCACCGGCATCATCGCGCTGGCCCTGCCCGAGCTCGGCAACCCGTACTTCGCCGAGCTGGCCGGCGCCGTCATCGACGCCGCCGCACGCCACGACTACACCGTGCTGCTCGACCACACGGCGGGCGAGCGGCGCAAGGAGATCCTGGTGACCCAGGGCTTCCGCACCCATGTGATCGACGGGCTGATCCTCTCGCCGATCGAACTGGAGGCGTCGGACCTGCTCGCCCGTGACGACAGTTCACCCCTGGTGCTCCTCGGGGAGCGCGAGTACGACGCCCCGTACGACCACATCGTGATCGACAACGTGGCCGCGGCACGCAGCGCGGTGCGGCACCTGGCGGGGACGGGACGCCGGCGGATCGCCTTCATCGGCGCCCGCAGCGAGGTCGCCCGGCAGCCCGCGCACCTGAGACTGCGCGGCTGGCGCGAGGAGCTGGCCGCCTGCGGGCTCCCGCACGGCGACGACCTCGTCGCGACCGCCTCCGGGTACGGCCGGGCCGACGGCGCCCAGGCCATGGCCGACCTGCTGGACCGCGGGTCGCTGCCGGACGCGGTCTTCGCCTACAACGACCTCCAGGCCATCGGGGCCCTGCGGGTGCTCGTCACCCGGGGCCTGCGCGTGCCGGAGGACGTCGCGCTCGTGGGCTTCGACGACATCGAGGAGGGGCGCTACGGCACGATCACCTTGACCACGATCTCGCCGGACAAGAAGGCCATCGCCCGCCAGGCCGTCGACTGCCTCGTGCAGCGCCTGACCGGCGCGCCGGACGCCCCGCCGCGCCGCGTGCGCCCCGGGTTCGACCTGGTCGTCCGCGAGTCCACCCTGGGCCGCGGTCACTGA
- a CDS encoding HAMP domain-containing histidine kinase, whose translation MKRRPGLSARLKLTLSYAGFLAVAGALLLAVVWGFLLRYVPDNSKGLLGVSPNRYLLVHTFAPAAAVAMAFLLVFGLLGGWLLAGRMLAPLTQVTDAARMAGSGSLSHRIRMTGRQDEFRELSDAFDSMLEQLESHVAEQQRFAANASHELRTPLAISRTLLDVARKDPAQDRGELIERLHAVNTRAIDLTEALLLLSRSNRGNFTRESVDLSLVAEEAAETLLPLAERRRITLDVSGGAARTSGSAELLLRVVTNLVQNAIVHNHPAGGTVTVHTEAHGDTSVLRVKNTGHPLPPELVPTLTEPFQRGTERVRADEHASVGLGLAIVQSIVRAHDGTLDLAPRPAGGLLVTIRLPGTP comes from the coding sequence GTGAAGAGACGCCCAGGGCTCAGCGCCCGGCTGAAGCTCACCCTCAGCTACGCGGGGTTCCTCGCCGTCGCCGGCGCGCTCCTGCTGGCCGTGGTGTGGGGGTTCCTGCTGCGCTACGTGCCCGACAACTCCAAGGGCCTTCTCGGGGTCTCGCCCAACCGCTACCTCCTCGTGCACACCTTCGCCCCCGCCGCGGCCGTCGCGATGGCCTTCCTGCTCGTGTTCGGCCTGCTGGGGGGATGGCTTCTCGCCGGACGGATGCTCGCACCCCTCACTCAGGTCACGGATGCGGCACGGATGGCCGGGAGCGGGTCGCTGTCCCACCGGATCCGCATGACGGGCCGCCAGGACGAATTCCGGGAACTTTCCGACGCGTTCGACTCGATGCTGGAACAACTCGAGTCCCACGTCGCCGAGCAGCAGAGGTTCGCCGCGAACGCCTCCCACGAACTGCGCACCCCGCTGGCGATCTCGCGGACGCTCCTCGACGTCGCCCGCAAGGACCCCGCACAGGACCGGGGCGAACTCATCGAACGCCTCCACGCCGTCAACACGCGGGCGATCGACCTCACCGAGGCGCTCCTGCTCCTCAGCCGCAGTAACCGCGGGAACTTCACCCGCGAAAGCGTCGACCTCTCCCTCGTCGCCGAAGAAGCCGCCGAAACGCTGCTGCCCCTCGCCGAACGGCGCCGGATCACCCTCGACGTCTCCGGTGGGGCCGCCCGGACCAGCGGCTCCGCGGAGCTCCTGCTGCGGGTGGTGACGAACCTCGTCCAGAACGCCATCGTCCACAACCACCCCGCCGGCGGCACCGTGACGGTCCACACCGAGGCGCACGGCGACACGAGCGTGCTGCGGGTGAAGAACACCGGCCATCCGCTCCCCCCGGAACTGGTACCGACCCTCACCGAACCCTTCCAGCGCGGAACGGAACGCGTACGCGCCGACGAGCACGCCAGCGTCGGCCTCGGCCTGGCCATCGTGCAGAGCATCGTCCGCGCCCACGACGGGACCCTCGACCTGGCCCCCCGCCCCGCCGGCGGTCTCCTCGTCACGATTCGGCTTCCCGGCACGCCGTAG
- a CDS encoding transposase, with protein MARGDLTDEQWAVLEPLLPKGKKVGRPPIWTRRQLIDGIRFRVRTGVPWRDVPGQYGSWARVYDLFHRWQRDGTWQRIFTQLQERAEARELITWDLDADSAVRRAHQRAARARRRGSAGRSRPAVSSPSRTITGSDAGRV; from the coding sequence GTGGCGCGTGGAGATCTGACGGACGAGCAGTGGGCTGTGTTGGAGCCGTTGCTGCCGAAGGGCAAGAAGGTCGGTCGGCCGCCGATATGGACCCGGCGGCAACTGATCGACGGCATACGGTTCCGGGTCCGCACCGGGGTCCCCTGGCGGGACGTGCCCGGGCAGTACGGATCGTGGGCCCGGGTGTACGACTTGTTCCACCGCTGGCAGCGGGACGGGACGTGGCAGCGGATCTTCACCCAGCTCCAGGAGCGGGCGGAGGCGAGGGAGCTGATCACGTGGGACCTCGACGCCGACTCCGCCGTCCGCCGGGCGCATCAGCGCGCCGCCAGGGCGAGGAGGAGGGGGAGCGCCGGAAGGAGCCGCCCGGCGGTGTCCTCGCCGAGCCGGACGATCACGGGCTCGGACGCCGGGAGGGTCTGA
- a CDS encoding TetR/AcrR family transcriptional regulator, which translates to MARVREFDTDRAVEAAMNAFRSKGYEGTSVQDLVDATGVGRGSLYAAFGSKEGLYLAAMDRYREQYALPLVEALRAGAPGRELLREVLVAAVDEIARDGSRRACLIVGAAMERVAHDPRVATHVEATTALLEDALAQVVAEAQADGQVSGKRDARDLARYLVVTMHGLRVMGAVNPDREALTAVVDAALDALG; encoded by the coding sequence ATGGCACGCGTGAGGGAGTTCGACACCGACAGGGCCGTGGAGGCCGCGATGAACGCCTTCCGCAGCAAGGGGTACGAGGGCACGTCGGTGCAGGACCTGGTCGACGCCACCGGCGTGGGGCGCGGTTCGCTGTACGCGGCCTTCGGCAGCAAGGAGGGGCTGTACCTGGCGGCCATGGACCGCTACCGGGAGCAGTACGCCCTGCCCCTGGTCGAGGCCCTCCGGGCCGGCGCGCCCGGCCGGGAGCTGCTGCGCGAGGTCCTGGTCGCGGCGGTCGACGAGATCGCGCGCGACGGCAGCCGGCGGGCCTGTCTGATCGTCGGCGCGGCCATGGAGCGCGTCGCGCACGATCCGCGGGTCGCCACGCACGTGGAGGCGACGACCGCGCTGCTGGAGGACGCGCTGGCCCAGGTCGTCGCGGAGGCCCAGGCGGACGGCCAGGTGTCCGGCAAGCGTGACGCGCGGGACCTCGCCCGGTACCTCGTCGTCACGATGCACGGCCTGCGGGTCATGGGGGCCGTCAACCCCGACCGGGAGGCGCTGACGGCCGTCGTCGACGCCGCCCTGGACGCCCTCGGCTGA
- a CDS encoding TetR/AcrR family transcriptional regulator: MPRVGLTAERLTRAGAELADEVGFAQVTVSALAERFGVKVASLYSHVRNSQDLKTRIALLALEELADRAAEALAGRAGKDALVAFANVYRAYAREHPGRYAAAQLRLDPQTAAASAGVRHAQMTRAILRGYDLPEPDQTHAVRLLGSVFHGYVSLELAGGFDHTPVTAEESWSWALDSLDALLRERSTS; this comes from the coding sequence GTGCCACGCGTAGGACTCACCGCGGAACGCCTGACCCGGGCGGGGGCGGAACTCGCCGACGAGGTCGGCTTCGCCCAGGTGACCGTCTCGGCGCTCGCCGAGCGGTTCGGCGTCAAGGTCGCGAGCCTGTACTCGCACGTCAGGAACTCGCAGGACCTGAAGACCAGGATCGCCCTGCTCGCCCTGGAGGAACTCGCCGACCGGGCGGCCGAGGCCCTCGCCGGCCGCGCAGGCAAGGACGCCCTGGTCGCCTTCGCGAACGTGTACCGCGCGTACGCCCGGGAGCACCCCGGCCGCTACGCGGCGGCGCAGCTGAGGCTCGACCCGCAGACGGCGGCCGCCAGCGCCGGCGTCCGGCACGCCCAGATGACGCGGGCCATCCTGCGGGGCTACGACCTCCCGGAACCGGACCAGACGCACGCCGTCCGTCTCCTGGGCAGCGTCTTCCACGGCTACGTGAGCCTCGAACTGGCGGGGGGCTTCGACCACACACCCGTCACCGCCGAGGAGTCGTGGTCGTGGGCCTTGGACTCCCTGGACGCCCTGCTGCGCGAGCGGTCGACGTCCTGA
- a CDS encoding GDSL-type esterase/lipase family protein yields the protein MHTDRNLITTPVTEELLRGALDVEHTRHGLLPHRLPAAARRQIPDEQLAVAEAQPSGVRLAFRTRATTVELDTLPTKRVYRGFPAPPDGVYDLLADGRLTAQATVAGGNVREIVDMVTQAAELREGPPGTARFGGLPPGDKDVEIWLPHSEITELIALRTDAPVEPSAPRGRKVWLHHGSSISHGSNAAHPTAIWPALAAAEGGVELVNLGFSGSALLDPFTARAMRDTPADLLSLKIGINIVNTDAMRLRAFTPAVHGFLDIVREGHPTAPLLVVSPILCPVQEDTPGPLAPDFEGGRLRFKATGDPAERPAGRLTLNVIREELARIVAQRAADDPHLHYLDGRELYGAADYAELPLPDEVHPDPAGHRRIGRNFARLVFAGTGPFASASR from the coding sequence ATGCACACGGACCGGAACCTGATCACCACCCCCGTCACCGAGGAACTGCTGCGCGGCGCCCTCGACGTGGAGCACACCCGCCACGGGCTGCTCCCGCACCGCCTGCCCGCCGCGGCGCGCCGGCAGATCCCCGACGAGCAACTGGCCGTGGCGGAGGCCCAGCCGTCCGGCGTGCGGCTGGCGTTCCGCACCCGGGCCACCACGGTCGAACTGGACACGCTGCCCACCAAACGGGTCTACCGGGGCTTCCCGGCCCCGCCGGACGGCGTGTACGACCTGCTGGCCGACGGCCGTCTCACCGCCCAGGCCACCGTGGCCGGCGGCAACGTCCGCGAGATCGTCGACATGGTCACCCAGGCCGCCGAGCTGCGGGAGGGGCCGCCCGGCACCGCCCGGTTCGGCGGACTGCCCCCGGGGGACAAGGACGTCGAGATCTGGCTCCCGCACTCGGAGATCACCGAGCTGATCGCCCTGCGCACCGACGCCCCCGTCGAGCCGTCCGCGCCGCGGGGCCGCAAGGTGTGGCTGCACCACGGCAGTTCCATCAGCCACGGCTCCAACGCAGCGCATCCGACGGCCATCTGGCCCGCGCTGGCAGCCGCCGAGGGCGGAGTGGAGCTGGTCAACCTGGGGTTCAGCGGCAGCGCGCTGCTCGACCCGTTCACCGCCCGTGCGATGCGCGACACTCCGGCGGACCTGCTCAGCCTCAAGATCGGCATCAACATCGTCAACACCGACGCGATGCGGCTGCGCGCCTTCACCCCGGCGGTGCACGGCTTCCTCGACATCGTCCGCGAGGGCCATCCCACGGCACCGCTGCTGGTCGTCTCCCCCATCCTGTGCCCCGTCCAGGAGGACACCCCGGGCCCGCTCGCCCCGGACTTCGAGGGCGGCAGGCTGCGCTTCAAGGCCACCGGCGACCCGGCGGAACGCCCCGCGGGCCGGCTGACCCTCAACGTCATCCGCGAGGAGCTGGCCCGGATCGTCGCACAGCGGGCGGCCGACGACCCTCACCTGCACTACCTCGACGGGCGCGAGCTCTACGGTGCGGCCGACTACGCCGAACTGCCGCTGCCCGACGAGGTCCACCCCGATCCCGCGGGACACCGGCGCATCGGAAGGAACTTCGCCCGGCTGGTGTTCGCGGGCACCGGCCCCTTCGCCTCGGCGAGTCGCTGA
- a CDS encoding cytochrome P450: protein MHKPPERSGLDPAGHRLHEDTARLLAAGPATPVELPEGVLAWSVTRYDVLRRLADDPRVSRDARQHWPGLGDLPPDWPLSPFLVSPTVLNAHGPDHRRLRAVVERAFTPGRTAALGANLRHRTEAYLEALGTPGSGRVVDVRARYARVVACETLCDLFGVPEDRWEQAVRAMGALLEPPSDPGAAASGADESMAFWAALLAEKAHVPGDDMPTTLVEAPDMTDEERLLALVVTVAGGVPSATDLITNAVIGLLRHPEQLRDVLGGAVPWQAVVEETLRADSPVRHMPLRYAVEDIDLGEGVLIRRGEPIVMGFGAGGRDPRRHPDDTDAFDVRRRDKDHVAFGHGVHRCVGEPLGRLEAEAALPDLFERFPGLRPAVPLEDLRPLPTFVFNGRTELPVRL, encoded by the coding sequence ATGCACAAGCCCCCGGAGCGGAGCGGGCTCGACCCGGCCGGCCACCGTCTCCACGAAGACACCGCACGCCTCCTGGCGGCGGGCCCCGCCACCCCCGTCGAACTGCCCGAAGGCGTCCTCGCCTGGTCGGTCACCCGGTACGACGTACTGCGGCGGCTCGCCGACGACCCCCGGGTCTCCCGCGACGCGAGGCAGCACTGGCCCGGCCTCGGCGACCTGCCCCCGGACTGGCCGTTGTCGCCCTTCCTCGTCTCGCCGACGGTGCTGAACGCCCACGGTCCCGACCACCGCCGGCTGCGCGCCGTCGTGGAGCGTGCGTTCACCCCCGGGCGGACGGCCGCCCTGGGGGCGAACCTGCGGCACAGGACGGAGGCCTACCTGGAGGCACTCGGCACGCCGGGCTCCGGGCGCGTCGTCGACGTCCGCGCCCGGTACGCCCGGGTCGTCGCGTGTGAGACGCTGTGCGACCTGTTCGGCGTACCGGAGGACCGCTGGGAGCAGGCCGTCCGGGCGATGGGCGCACTGCTGGAACCGCCCTCCGACCCCGGGGCCGCGGCCTCCGGCGCGGACGAGTCGATGGCCTTCTGGGCCGCGCTGCTCGCCGAGAAGGCACACGTGCCCGGCGACGACATGCCGACGACCCTGGTCGAGGCCCCGGACATGACCGACGAGGAACGGCTCCTGGCCCTCGTCGTCACCGTCGCCGGGGGCGTCCCCTCGGCCACCGACCTGATCACCAACGCCGTCATCGGCCTGCTGCGCCACCCGGAACAGCTGAGGGACGTCCTCGGCGGCGCCGTGCCGTGGCAGGCGGTCGTCGAGGAGACCCTGCGCGCGGACTCCCCCGTCCGGCACATGCCGCTGCGGTACGCCGTGGAGGACATCGACCTCGGCGAAGGCGTGCTGATCCGCCGCGGTGAGCCGATCGTCATGGGCTTCGGCGCGGGCGGCCGCGACCCGCGCAGGCACCCTGACGACACGGACGCCTTCGACGTCCGGCGGCGCGACAAGGACCACGTCGCCTTCGGCCACGGCGTCCACCGTTGCGTCGGCGAACCGCTGGGACGGCTGGAGGCGGAGGCCGCCCTCCCCGACCTGTTCGAACGCTTCCCCGGCCTGCGGCCGGCGGTGCCGCTGGAGGACCTGCGACCCCTGCCCACCTTCGTCTTCAACGGGAGGACGGAGCTGCCGGTCCGCCTCTAG
- a CDS encoding SpoIIE family protein phosphatase: MGAPTTIPSAAADPLSGPGTAVIVVDGAGVVRGWSEGAVRLLGRPAPEAIGRPLADVFPPVGTAAYRAGTPDLVTRLGSARGWEGRQAVRRGDGRRLDLEVKILPVQDSGDRSLRLILAADLTRSWWTSASRSLLEGITLTAPVGMAMIDTDLRLAWVNDAMEHLCGIPRERFLGRCLGDVLPGLDVADTEAEIRQVMETGLPSTGREYFGHVLSDPDRVTYSTSCFRLESEYGQPLGACYIVLSTTDHYRVRQKLKLLNEARKRMGSTLDVPRTAQELADAAVPGLADHVTVDLLDPVLRGDELPPGPPDASTVAQLRCAGHRSAPDDVPPPTPHGDRCDYPRRSPTARALVDGTSVRVAELDPADPRWTAGDPVRSAHHRALGVHSLMIVPIRSRGTTLGAVTFGRSRDGGPFRPDDLVLAEELAAHAAVCIDNARRYTHEHAAALALQRSLLPLDLPQQNAVEASYRYLPADAEAGVGGDWFDVLPLSGARVALVVGDVVGHGIHAAATMGRLRAAVQTLADIDLAPDEVLAHLDDMVSRIADESADAADAADTSGVTGATCLYAVYDPVGCHCTLARAGHPAPVLVTPDGAAGLVELPSGPPLGLGGLPFEATRIDVPEGSVLALYTDGLIQDRSLDAGRGLRRLLDSLACPRTSLEGLCDAATAFAGGRPVDDAALLLARTHALDAEHVASWDIPADPAEVASARARAARQLTAWGLDDLAFTTELVVSELVTNAVRYASGPIRLRLIRDRTLICEVSDGSSTSPHLRHARTTDEGGRGLFLVARFAERWGTRYAGDGKTIWSEQPLRPREGATWP; this comes from the coding sequence ATGGGTGCTCCCACAACAATCCCTTCCGCCGCGGCGGACCCGCTGTCGGGCCCCGGCACCGCCGTAATCGTGGTCGACGGCGCGGGGGTGGTGCGCGGATGGAGCGAGGGGGCCGTGCGACTTCTCGGACGCCCGGCACCCGAGGCGATCGGCAGGCCGCTCGCGGACGTTTTCCCGCCGGTGGGGACCGCGGCGTACCGGGCCGGAACGCCGGACCTGGTGACGCGGCTCGGCTCGGCGCGGGGTTGGGAGGGCCGGCAGGCCGTACGCCGCGGGGACGGCCGCCGCCTCGACCTGGAGGTCAAGATCCTGCCCGTCCAGGACTCTGGTGACCGCTCGCTGCGGCTGATCCTCGCGGCCGACCTGACGCGGAGCTGGTGGACGAGCGCCAGCCGCTCCCTGCTGGAGGGCATCACCCTCACCGCACCGGTGGGCATGGCCATGATCGACACGGACTTGCGGCTCGCCTGGGTGAACGACGCCATGGAGCACCTGTGCGGCATTCCCCGCGAGCGCTTCCTCGGCCGGTGCCTGGGGGACGTCCTGCCGGGCCTGGACGTGGCGGACACCGAGGCGGAGATCCGCCAGGTGATGGAGACCGGACTCCCCTCCACCGGCCGCGAGTACTTCGGCCACGTCCTGTCCGACCCGGACCGGGTCACCTACTCCACCTCGTGCTTCCGCCTGGAGAGCGAGTACGGGCAGCCGCTGGGCGCCTGCTACATCGTCCTGTCCACCACCGACCACTACCGCGTCCGGCAGAAGCTGAAGCTGCTCAACGAGGCCCGCAAGCGCATGGGCAGCACGCTCGACGTCCCGCGCACCGCACAGGAACTGGCGGACGCCGCCGTCCCCGGACTCGCCGACCACGTCACCGTCGACCTCCTTGACCCGGTGCTCCGCGGTGACGAGCTCCCGCCCGGCCCGCCCGACGCCTCCACCGTGGCCCAACTGCGCTGCGCCGGGCACCGTTCCGCACCTGACGACGTCCCGCCGCCCACCCCGCACGGCGACCGGTGCGACTACCCCCGGCGGTCGCCCACGGCCCGCGCGCTCGTCGACGGCACCTCGGTGCGCGTCGCGGAACTGGACCCGGCCGACCCCCGCTGGACCGCCGGCGACCCCGTCCGCAGCGCCCACCACCGCGCCCTCGGCGTCCACTCCCTGATGATCGTGCCCATCCGCTCGCGCGGCACCACCCTGGGAGCGGTCACCTTCGGGCGCTCCCGGGACGGCGGGCCCTTCCGGCCCGACGACCTGGTCCTCGCGGAGGAACTCGCCGCACACGCCGCGGTCTGCATCGACAACGCCCGCCGCTACACCCACGAGCACGCCGCCGCGCTCGCCCTCCAGCGCAGCCTGCTCCCGTTGGACCTCCCGCAGCAGAACGCCGTCGAGGCCTCCTACCGCTACCTCCCCGCCGACGCGGAGGCCGGCGTCGGCGGCGACTGGTTCGACGTCCTGCCGCTCTCCGGCGCCCGGGTCGCCCTGGTCGTCGGCGACGTCGTCGGCCACGGCATCCACGCCGCCGCCACCATGGGCCGCCTCCGGGCCGCCGTGCAGACCCTGGCGGACATCGACCTCGCCCCCGACGAGGTACTCGCCCACCTCGACGACATGGTCAGCCGGATCGCCGACGAATCCGCCGACGCCGCCGACGCCGCCGACACCTCCGGTGTGACCGGCGCGACCTGCCTCTACGCCGTCTACGACCCGGTCGGCTGCCACTGCACCCTCGCCCGCGCCGGCCACCCCGCACCCGTGCTCGTCACCCCCGACGGCGCCGCCGGCCTCGTGGAGCTTCCCAGCGGCCCGCCCCTCGGCCTCGGCGGCCTGCCCTTCGAGGCCACCCGGATCGACGTCCCGGAGGGCAGCGTCCTCGCCCTCTACACCGACGGCCTCATCCAGGACCGCTCACTCGACGCCGGCCGGGGACTGCGGCGCCTGCTCGACAGCCTCGCCTGCCCGCGGACCTCGCTGGAGGGGCTCTGCGACGCCGCCACCGCCTTCGCCGGCGGCCGGCCGGTGGACGACGCGGCCCTGCTCCTGGCCCGCACCCACGCGCTCGACGCCGAGCACGTCGCCTCCTGGGACATCCCCGCGGACCCGGCCGAGGTCGCATCGGCGCGGGCCCGGGCGGCGCGGCAACTCACGGCCTGGGGGCTCGACGACCTCGCCTTCACCACGGAACTCGTCGTCAGCGAACTCGTCACCAACGCCGTCCGCTACGCCTCGGGCCCCATCCGGCTGCGGCTCATCCGCGACCGCACGCTCATCTGCGAGGTCTCCGACGGCAGCAGCACCTCGCCTCACCTGCGCCACGCCCGGACCACCGACGAGGGCGGCCGCGGCCTCTTCCTCGTCGCCCGGTTCGCGGAGCGCTGGGGTACTCGGTACGCGGGGGACGGCAAGACCATCTGGTCGGAACAACCCCTCCGGCCCCGCGAGGGCGCCACATGGCCTTGA
- a CDS encoding MFS transporter → MHTQRTARRMPRPVGFWLLAATLLAFLAASSAPSPLYVVYQHQWGFSPIVLTTVFAVYVLALLVALLTVGGLSDHVGRRPVLLAALVVEAAAMVVFLTADGVGPLFLARILQGVATGAAAGAISAGLIDLQPSPTSPLGSLLNTVAPATGLAAGALGAGLLVQYAPAPTRLVFVVLTAVFVVLAALMLFLPDPVSPRPGAWASLRPRAAVPVQARRTFLAATPCLVATWAMGGLYLALGPSLTAGVLHIGSHLVGGLVVTTLFGVAAVASLVVRDVTPRRMMTGGSAVLAVGTGLTLLALAGPSTALFFLGTGLAGFGFGAAFLGAFRSLAALARPTERAELFASVYVVSYLALSVPAVLAGLAVPSFGLHSTATVYGAGVVVLALLAVVSGAVVRRPPVVVPAPPAEEPAAATRRLTATAATSGPARGPGFPADV, encoded by the coding sequence ATGCACACCCAGCGCACCGCGAGGCGGATGCCGCGTCCGGTCGGCTTCTGGCTGCTGGCCGCCACCCTGCTCGCCTTCCTGGCCGCCTCCAGTGCGCCCTCCCCGCTCTACGTGGTCTACCAGCACCAATGGGGCTTCTCGCCGATCGTGCTCACCACGGTCTTCGCGGTCTACGTGCTGGCGCTGCTGGTGGCGCTGCTCACCGTCGGAGGGCTGTCCGACCACGTCGGCCGGCGGCCGGTGCTCCTGGCGGCGCTGGTCGTCGAGGCCGCGGCCATGGTCGTGTTCCTCACCGCGGACGGCGTCGGACCGCTGTTCCTGGCCCGCATCCTGCAGGGCGTGGCGACGGGCGCGGCCGCCGGGGCCATCAGCGCGGGGCTGATCGACCTGCAGCCGTCGCCCACCTCGCCCCTCGGCTCCCTGCTGAACACCGTGGCGCCCGCCACCGGACTGGCCGCCGGGGCGCTGGGCGCGGGTCTGCTGGTGCAGTACGCCCCGGCCCCCACCCGGCTGGTCTTCGTCGTGCTGACCGCCGTGTTCGTGGTGCTGGCGGCGCTGATGCTGTTCCTGCCCGATCCCGTCTCGCCGCGCCCCGGGGCCTGGGCCTCGCTGCGGCCCCGGGCGGCCGTGCCGGTCCAGGCCCGCCGGACCTTCCTGGCGGCGACGCCCTGCCTCGTCGCCACCTGGGCGATGGGCGGTCTCTACCTCGCCCTCGGCCCCTCCCTGACCGCCGGGGTGCTGCACATCGGCAGCCACCTGGTCGGCGGCCTGGTGGTGACGACCCTCTTCGGCGTGGCGGCCGTCGCCTCGCTGGTGGTGCGTGACGTGACGCCGCGGCGGATGATGACCGGCGGCTCGGCGGTGCTCGCCGTGGGCACCGGGCTCACGCTGCTCGCCCTCGCCGGGCCCTCGACGGCGCTGTTCTTCCTCGGGACCGGTCTCGCCGGGTTCGGCTTCGGCGCCGCCTTCCTGGGTGCCTTCCGCTCCCTGGCGGCACTGGCCCGGCCCACCGAGCGGGCGGAACTGTTCGCCTCGGTCTACGTCGTGAGCTACCTGGCCCTGAGCGTTCCCGCCGTACTGGCCGGGCTCGCCGTGCCGTCCTTCGGTCTGCACTCCACGGCGACGGTGTACGGGGCCGGGGTGGTCGTGCTCGCGCTGCTGGCGGTCGTTTCGGGAGCCGTCGTCCGCAGGCCCCCCGTCGTGGTGCCGGCACCGCCCGCGGAGGAGCCGGCCGCCGCCACCCGTCGGCTGACCGCGACCGCCGCGACCTCCGGCCCGGCCCGCGGGCCCGGGTTCCCGGCGGACGTCTGA
- a CDS encoding helix-turn-helix domain-containing protein: MTGAPRELPHPDAADLVLTDVLFALSDPSRLELVRRLADRPLEGSACQPVNGEIPKSTLSHHLKTLREAGVVRNDPHGRQRLVSLRREDLERRFPGLITAVLDEPGAAPPGPLEF, translated from the coding sequence ATGACTGGAGCCCCCCGGGAGCTGCCGCACCCCGACGCCGCGGACCTGGTGCTGACCGACGTGCTCTTCGCCCTGAGCGACCCCTCACGGCTGGAGCTGGTGCGCCGGCTGGCCGACCGTCCCCTGGAGGGGTCGGCCTGCCAGCCCGTCAACGGGGAGATCCCCAAGTCCACGCTCTCCCACCACCTCAAGACGCTCCGCGAGGCCGGGGTCGTCCGCAACGACCCGCACGGCCGGCAGCGCCTGGTCAGCCTGCGCCGCGAGGACCTGGAGCGCCGCTTCCCCGGTTTGATCACCGCCGTCCTCGACGAGCCGGGCGCCGCACCGCCGGGGCCGCTCGAGTTCTGA